A segment of the Peptoclostridium acidaminophilum DSM 3953 genome:
GCAAGTATAGACATTACAAGGCCTATTGTATATAAAAAAAGTCTGACTCTTATGGATTTTTTCATGACTTCACCCCGAACTTGTATCCAAGCCCCCTGACCGTCTGGATGTAGTCTCCGCAGTTCTCAAGCTTTGTCCTGAGCCTTTTTATGTGCGTATCTACAGTCCTGTAGTCGCCGTAGTAGTCGAAACCCCACACGGCATCTAGTATCTGCTCTCTAGAGAGTGCAATTTCCCTGTTTTTGAGCATGTAAAGCAGCAGCTCGTACTCCTTTGGAGTAAGGTCCACTCGTTTGCCTTCTATACTCGCCGTATGCCCGGCGGCGTCTATGCTTATGCACCCGACCTCCATTACTTGATTTTCATCTTCTATGGCTCTGCTCATGAGGGCCTTTATGCGGGCAACAAGTATCTTAGGGCTGAAGGGCTTAGTGATGTATTCGTCGGCTCCGAGTTCAAAGCCAAAGAGCTCGTCGGACTCTTCCGACCTTGCCGTCAGCATGACTATCGGCGCGTCTGATTCCTCCCTTATCTTCCTGCATACGGTCCAGCCGTCAATCTCCGGCAGCATTATGTCAAGCACGACTATGTCCGGCTTTTGCGCACTGAATTTCTCTATGCCCTCAGCTCCGTCCGCAGCCTCAATAACCTCAAAGCCTTCGCTTTTGAGATAGTCTCCTATTAGTATTCTCATTCTTTCCTCGTCTTCTACTATGAGAACTTTTTTGCGTTTCACATGAGCACCCCCGTCTCAATATCGTTTATCTGATTTTATGATACCCAATATACACTTGTACTGCAACAAGGTAACAGTCATTCTGTCTCGGCAGCTACATGACGCGAATCCAAACGGAGTAAAGCAGGCCTGATTTAATGAGTTTTGAATGATTTCAAATTTAAAGGCCAATTATTCCTTTGAATTCGGCCGCCATCTTAATGCGAAAAAACCTCCGGCTATGCGCCGAAGGCTGTTTCAGTGTGCTAAAATGCTATGTTATTTTGCCTGATTTATTCCCTGTCCATTACCGTTTCCCTGTCCAAAGCCACTGCCGTTTCTGAGGCCTTGTCCACTACCGTCTTTAAGTCTTTCGCCATTACCTTTTCCCTGCATTGAACCGCGTCCAAAGCCTGCTCCGGCTGCTCTGCCCAATCCCTGGCTATCGCCTTCGCAGTTTTCCATTCTTTCCATTAAGGCGTCAGCCTGCTCCTGTGTCATCTGTCCGCTGCTTACCCTTTCCTCAAGCACTGCTTTCTTACTTTCCATCATCTGGCTTTTGAACTCCTCATACTTGCCGGCATCCTGCGCAAGCTTTCCGTAGCTTTCTCCGGATGTCTGTCTGTCGGTGTAAGCCTGCTCTACTGTCTTTCCTGTCACTTCGGAATATATCTGCGCCGGCGTCATTATTGAATCCGCAAATGCGACTGCTCCCAGTGAAAGCACTGCTACTGCAGTAGTTGTAAGTAACGCTGTTCTTTTGCTGAATAGTTTCATGATATTCACTCCTTTTAAATTC
Coding sequences within it:
- a CDS encoding DUF2680 domain-containing protein: MKLFSKRTALLTTTAVAVLSLGAVAFADSIMTPAQIYSEVTGKTVEQAYTDRQTSGESYGKLAQDAGKYEEFKSQMMESKKAVLEERVSSGQMTQEQADALMERMENCEGDSQGLGRAAGAGFGRGSMQGKGNGERLKDGSGQGLRNGSGFGQGNGNGQGINQAK
- a CDS encoding response regulator transcription factor, with the translated sequence MKRKKVLIVEDEERMRILIGDYLKSEGFEVIEAADGAEGIEKFSAQKPDIVVLDIMLPEIDGWTVCRKIREESDAPIVMLTARSEESDELFGFELGADEYITKPFSPKILVARIKALMSRAIEDENQVMEVGCISIDAAGHTASIEGKRVDLTPKEYELLLYMLKNREIALSREQILDAVWGFDYYGDYRTVDTHIKRLRTKLENCGDYIQTVRGLGYKFGVKS